A window of Planctomycetaceae bacterium genomic DNA:
CTGCCGACAAACCGCTATTGCCGGGCGAAACTAAAACTCTCGGATACAGAGCGGTTATGCCTGAACCTCTGCCGAAATCGGCCAAAGGTTACGAAATGACTATGGCCAATATGTTTGGCGATAAGGTAATCGAAAATTTCGTCGCGGTAATACCAACAAGCCTGGAAATAACTAATAATGGAACTAAAAACATAACATCACATCGAAGAATCGGTAATTTTGATGTTTACGTATGGCAAAAAAATGTCCCGCTAAACACTATGCACGAAGAAAATATTGTATTAGGGACAAGGTCGGTTTATTCAGAATCAGCCAAACCAACTGTTGTGGATAGTTTCCCGAAAGCTTATTCAAATGACATTGACCCGGCAACAAAGGAAATCTCTGTAACATTTGATGAAGATATGTTCCAGCACGGCTGGTCATGGTGCAGAACCGGTCCTCTTAGTGACTACCCGACAGTTCTTGGCAATCCGAAATGGAGAGACAACAGAACCTGCGTACTGCCGGTTAAAGTCGAGCCTGCTCGCTCCTATCTTGTGATAATTAACTACGCCCCTTACGAAAGCTTTAAAAACACCGATATGATACCGGCAAAAACTTATGCGATAGTATTCGCAACAAAAGACAATGCCGGCAATTCGACCCAAATCCGTGCAGACCTCCTCCAAAAAGCACAGGAAATTAACGCAAACAGCACCAATCCAGAACCAATCCTGAACACCGTACCGGCAAAAGTAAGAGAATATATTGTTGGAGAGTTTTACAAAACTTTTGAAAAGGCAACGGAAAAAGGCCTGCGAACCAACAGCCATGTGCATATAATTGATAAAGATTTGAACCGCAGCTTTGGCAATGTAGAAATATTCTACAATTCCACAAGCGAAGCAATGGATGGCGAAATTGCAATGGGTTCGAACGATTCGTCTGATATTTACATTTATGATGAAAAAGGCGTCAAACAGAAAATCAGGACGTTCAAAATCCCCGCAAGCAATTACAGATATTTCTGGACACCATCAGAGCCGATTGAGCCGAATGAAAAACGAATGCTGTTTTATAGCTATCCATTCAACAGCAAATTAACCGCAGATGCCAATCAGCAATGTGCCTTAACAATGCAGAATCATTATGGTTCACCTGTAATTGAGGATTTTTATGTCGTCGTGCCGGCAAATTTCGAAATAACTTCGCAAACAGAACCTTATACAAGCCGGGGAACAGCCGAAAGTTTCGATATTTACTGCTGGAGCAAAGAACAGGGAACTGATGTCGTGCACAAAGTACAAATAACGCTTGCTAAAAAGAACTAAAAACAAGGAGACTTAAAATGAAAAATTATAAAAAAATATTTTGTTTTACAATGGCTGTGGTTTTATCAACTTTAATTACTTTAGCAAATGCCGCTGCGCCAAAGGTCGTCAAAACAATCCCCGCAAACGGCCAGCAGGATGTATCGCCTGCACTGGCGCAGATTACTATCGAATTCGACCAGGATATGGACACCGGCGGAATGTCAATTTGCGGCGGCGGACCAAATTATCCGCAAGGCGGCAAAGCACATTGGATAAACAATAGAACGCTTGTAAAGGATGTCAAACTCCAGCCAAATCACGAATATGAAATGAGCGTGAATTGTCCGAGCTATCAGAATTGCAAAGGCACCAACGGCGAACCGGCGGAAATTTATCCGCTGTCGTTCAAAACCGGTTCAGGCTCGGCAAAGCAAAACGCAAACGCGTCTTTGCAGCAATCTTCCGTTCTGCTCCAGCAGGGAATTTACGCCGAGGAAACCGAGGGTAATCTCGAAAAAGCAATGGGAATTTACACGCAAATTCTTACGGATTACACCGAGGTTGAACGCATCGCTGCAAGAGCGGCATATCAGCTTGGCAACTGTTATTTAAAAAAAGGCGACAAGGAAACCGCCGCTAAATACCTTGAGCAGGTAGTAACCAATTTTGCATCACAAAAAACAATCGCCGAAAAAGCACAGGCACAACTTGATAAAATTAAACCAGTGGACGATGTAATTTCCAGAAGTTATATCATCCACTACAAGGCCGTTGATCAATCACAGGATGCCTTTGAAATATACAGGCAAAATCGTGCTGACGGTGTCAGAACACATCATGCAAGCCGCTATACAGAGAATGGCCAAACAATAAACAGCATTTGCACATATACAAACGAAGAAAAAGACAAACTAATAGATGCAATCAACAAAAATAGCAAATTGACGCTGGTAAAAGTAGAATCACCAAAAGCCGCAAAACTTGTACAGGAAATGTACAACGATATAGATGCAAATGGTTTGATACATTTTAAAATGCCGAACAAAATCAAAAATGATGGTTCAGAGCCAATTACAACTAATGGCTTCATCAATTCCGATTTTGTTTCATTAACGAAAATGTATGAGACTAACGGCACAGTGATACCATTTGAAACAACTCATGAAGGCAATATCTATCGTTATAAAATCACATTCAATAAACCAATAATGCCGGGCGAGGAATTTACATATTTTAGTGAAGGCACAATAAGAGGCCTGATAACATCGGTCGTCGGCCAGACAAACACTTTCAGATATTTTATGAATCATTCCCCCGCCTCTGGCGTACCGACTTTGCGTAAAGAAACATATCTGTTGCCAAAAGACGCAGAAGTTATTTTGACAAGTCCGGGTATGCAGCAGACTGCAAAAGACGGCAGAATTGAACTGCACGTTGAAAAAGTAATCCCTCCCGGCGGAAGTATTTTAACTGAATTTCAATATAAACTCGCCGGAGCAACAATCGCTGCAGCCAAACCTCTAAAACTTGAGATTGCGCCATGGCGTGAAAACGAGATGCTTCGTTATGATTTAAAAACCATGGCTAATGCGAAAATCGGCGAAATAATATATACCGTTGATAATATTCTGCGAACAGATAACAACGATATATGCCGAATTGAATCTTATATAAGCGTTGCGGCAAACAACACGCAGCAATTTACGCAGGTAGATGCAAGGATTGATGATATGACTCCAATCTACGGCAGAACTAAAAATCAGTTGGGATATTTTGAGGCAAATTATCTGCCAAATAAAATAAATTTAACAATAAAGACATCTTCAAAATCGCAGAACAACGAATTTACTCCGCAGGAAACTGTTTATGACAATGAAGAAGCATTGTATCTCATCCGCAGAATGCCGCTGGCAGAGAATTATACCGGGAAATTCAATATCTTTCCCGTTCAAAGTGGTGCAATTTGCCAGTCTGAAATCAAAGTTACAGGTAAAGAGCAAATTACTGTACCAGCCGGTACTTTCGATTGTTTTAAAATCGAATTGGCCGTCTATACCAACGAAATAAAAGCATTGCAGCATAACGTTTGGATATCAGCGGATAAAAACAAATATCTGGTCAAATATGATTCAGGTCAGGCAATCATGGAATTGTCACAAATCGGCTTTACGACAAATGTTCCAAATGAAACGACGCAGGAAGGTGTCTCATTTAAACTTCCGGTCGGATGGTACAGCATGATAAATCAGCAGGAAAGCGGATATAAATTCTCAATCCAAATTATCAGTCCGCAAATGGAAAGTTGGGCAGTATTGACAGCCGCACAAGGTGAAGGTATTACATCAATGTTCAGTTCGCCGAAACAGGCAGCCGAGGAAGATATCAAGGTTTTGAAAGGTTATTTCAAAAACTATACTGTAAGAGAAAACAGATGGAAGGATTTGACTATCGATGCGACGCCGGCAGCAGCTTATGAGGCCGACTACGAAGAAAAAGACTCCGCGATGGTTGAGTATCGAACATATATTCTCGGTAAATCAACTGTTTACTGGTTTGTATTTCGCGTTGAAAAAGATAAATTCGAAGCAAATAAGGCAGATTTCGATTCCATAATTAACAGTTTCAGAACCAATGCAAAATAAAATTAAAAATTCGAATCAACTTCGGTGGGTAATATTGCTGCTTGCGATAGCGGTGATACTGCCCACTGCCTGTTTGCTTTGGTTTATGACGCAGGCGGTCAGAAACGAACGTTTGGCGATACGGCAAAAGCTTATCGACAGCTATACCGCACGCGGGCAGGAAATTTTCAAAAAAGCGACAGAAAATTTTACAAACGATACAAATAATTTTTCGTCAACCGTTCAATATGTTCCGCAAAAATTTTCCATTCCATCTGAAGCACTGCAAAAAGCAAAAAAACTTGAATTTACTGACGGCGATATCACCGGTGCCCTTGCGGAATACGAAAAAAACAAAATTTATTCCGACCCTGCGGTTGTTTATGTTGGCTTAATCGGGCAGGCTAGGTGTCTGAAATATTTACACAGATACGATGAGGCAATTAATATCTGCCGACAGTGCATTGACACACAATATTTCAATGATGAGCAAAAAGCAAAAGCGGGATTATTGTTAATTGATTTGTATCGTAAAACAAACAATCAGGACTTGCAAAAAGAGCTAAAACGACTGTTTACCGTAAATTTGTCGATTCCAACGGAAACACAGGTGTTCATTTTAGACAGGCTGACTAAAATAGCAAATGAGGAAAATCTCACACAAAATCTGCCGAAGGAAATCCTTTCTGCTCAAAAGTTCATCGACTCGGCAAATTTAACTATTGCCGCGACTGATTTCCTGGACAAAAACAACATTACAACCGAACCGAACGAATCGTTTTTCAAAATCGCAACTGCCCCGCCGATGTACGGCATATATCAGAATAAAAATCTTCTTTTGGTTACGCAAGAGAAGATGACGCAGTTCTGGCAAAAGAGCATCGACGATTTTACAGACAATTTGGTTTTCTGCAAAATCCATGACGATACAGGAACAATAATTAATAAAAATACGACCGATGGTGAATTATTTTCAACTCTGAAACTAAGTAATAATTTCACCGGCTGGAAAACTGAACTTTATCTTCGTTCCGGCGTTTTTAAAGAAGCCGCCGACAAAAAAAGAGTCATTTATATCTGGGTCGCTTCAATTGTGATTATTCTGATGCTCGCAAGCACACTTCTGGCAAGCTCGGCGGTTTTAAAACAGGCAAAACTCAACAAGCTCAAAAACGATTTCATCGCAACCATTACGCACGAACTAAAAACTCCGTTGGCGTCAACTCGCCTGCTGGTCGATACGCTTTTGGAAAACAAATGCCAAAACAAGCAGCAGGAGATGGAATATTTGCAGCTTATCGCGAAAGAAAACGCCCGCCTTGGTCGGCTGATTGATAATTTCCTGACATTCAGCCGAATGGAACGCAACAAGCAGGTTTTTGAAATTACAAAGACAAGCCCTGTCGAAATCGCAACCGCTGCCGCCGAGGCAATGCACGCGAAATTTGAAAACGCCAATGTGCACTTCACGCTCGATATCGCCAAGCCTATGCCGATGGTAAACGCCGACAAAGACGCGATAACAACAGTACTTGTAAATTTGCTCGATAACGCGTATAAATACTCGAACGAAAATAAGCAGATTGAACTGAATGTATTCGTTGAAGATTCAAACGTTTGCTTTGTGGTAAAGGATAATGGTATTGGAATGACGCGGAGGCAGATGAATAAAGTGTTTGATAAATTTTATCAGGCCGATAGCTCCCTGTCCCGCAAAGTCGAGGGAACAGGTCTTGGCCTTTCGATAGTTAAATTTATCGTCGATGCGCATAAAGGCAAAATCAGCGTCGAAAGTAAAATCGCAAAAGGAAGTGAATTTATCGTCAGGATACCAACTGTATAAGGAGCAGCTATGCGGAAAATTCATTGGATAACTATCGTTATTATTTTGCTCATTCCTATTAGCGGAATTTTATTTTATCCATATATGCCTGAAAAAATGGGAACACACTGGCAATTCAGCAAAACCCCCGACGGCTATATGGATAAATTTTCCGGAACATTCGTAACCGCGTTAATTTGCATTGCGTCACCGGCATTTTTATTGTTTATAAACATCGCTGTTTCCGTATTAGCAGATAAAAACAAATCAAAAAGCATCGCCCTGTTTTTCATGGATTATTTCACTTTAATTTTATCCTTGTTTTTGGCAGGCTCATATATCGCTGTGCTCATTTGGAACTGCGGCGTGGATTTCAGTGTTCCAATTTTTATGAGCACAGGTGTCGCTGTATTAATAATATCGATTTTGATGTTAATCATATCCCTTATGCGTCAGCAGCAAAAATCGGAATCTTCTGCAATCACTGAAAATATAAATTTTTCCGACGGCAAATATAAAGACAGCCTGATTGAAATCTCCGGCAATAATATGATTTTCAAAGATTATTATTTCCCGATGGGCAGTAAAAAGGTGAATCTTTCGCAGGTGGATTATGTTAAGGCTCTTAAGCCCACGGTTTGGAATGGCAAATGGCGAATGCATGGCACAGGAGATTTACTTTTCAGAATCTGGTTTCCGGCCGATTATAACAGGCCAAACAGAGATATGATTTTCATATTGAAAATAAAAAATAAATGGACAAAAGTCGGCTTCACAGTTGAAAACTCAAAAGCAGTATCAGTTTTTTTTAAGACAAAAGGATTGTTAAGACAAAATAATTAATTTTGTATCTTTGTGTCTTCGTGACCAGTATAAAAAAATGGAAATAAAAAACGCAAAAATTGAATCATTTTTTAAAAGCTTTACTTTCAGTCTGCTGTTGTGTCTGTTTGGGAGTTATTTTTGTATAACAGGCATAAAATCGCTGATAGAAAAATTTGATTTTGTTCAATTATTATGGCTTGTTTACAATGTAACTATTTCATTGCTGTTCCTGATTCGAAGCCGCCCTTCTGTTGTAAGTATGAATCCTCTGCACTGGATAATCGCACTAATTACATCATTTTCAGGCTTCTTCTTTTCAAGGGCAGATGTAAATCACAATCCAATTATTTTAATATTTTTAGATGCGATGATAATTTTTGCAGTGCTTTTGGGAATCATAACAGCACTTATACTCGGCAGAAGCTATGATTTTCTGCCTGCGTTAAGAGTTGTTAAAACAAAATATATTTACAATCTTGTCAGACACCCAATGTATTTGTCGTCAAGCCTCATTAAGATTGTATATACCTTGAAAAATCCGCTGTATTATAATATTATGCTTTTAGTAGTTGTCATTTTTCTTTATGATAAACGTGCGAAATATGAAGAAAAAGTTTTGTCGAACGATAACTCATATTCGAAATACATGCGAAAAACAAAATGTCGTTTTGTTCCGGGGATTTATTGATTATGAAATTTTTTATTTACATCAGTATAATTTTTTTACAGGCTCAATATGCTTATTCCAAAATTGAATTAGATCATCAGCTGTGTGAGTCAGTTATAAATGCTAAAACATTAACAATTGAGGTTATATCAGTAAATAATGCTTTGACTTCAGATAAAATCATAAAGGATGCGATTAATTATTTTAAGCCCTATATTACCGGCGAAATAAAAATTCTCGATTGCAATAATATAAAATTAAACCTGGGCGATGATAACGCAATTTCAAGAAAGCAAATTGACGAAATCGCAAGTTCTAAAAAACATAACCCAACATGGATAACCATAATCGTTTGCCCAAGTATGGATTTCTTGCAAAGGAAAGGTTTCTTTAATTATACTGCGTTAAAAGACAAGCCAGAATTATGTCAGCAGTTTATAGCTATTAATAAACAAATCTGCGATGCACACGCGGCTTCGATACCCTTTGTTTCATCTGAACAATTAACATCGCTTGTGATTTTGCATGAATTGTGCCATTCTTTGAGGGTTCCCGCTCGAAAAGAACATATGATAAAAGGCAATGCAGGCCATTGTTCGAATCCAAACTGTATTTTATATCCAAAGATTGATTTTATTTCTTCCATGAGTGCAATACTTCATCTTGGGCCACCAAAAAAACTTTGTAAAATGTGCCAGGAAGAAGTTTTTGCAGTGCAAAAAACTGAAAATATTAATAAAAATTAAAATAAGGTTTTATGGAAACAGTTTTAATAATAGAAGATGATTCATCGATGATGCGAGGCTTGAAGGATAACTTCGCTTATGCCGGATATAATGTTTTAACCGCAATGGACGGCGAAAAAGGGCTTGAAGCTGCGCTGAATGCAAAGCCGGATTTGATTCTTCTCGATATTATGCTGCCGAAGATTAACGGCTTTGAAATTTGCAGATTGATACGCAAAGAAAATCTCGATATGCCGATTATAATGCTGACCGCCAAAGGCGAAGAATCGGATATAATCCTCGGCCTCAATCTCGGCGCAGATGATTATGTTACAAAGCCATTCAGTATTAAAGAGCTTCTGGCAAGAGCGGCCGCGTTTTTACGTCGCAGGAAACACAAAGAAAAGGAAAGTTTTAAATTCGGTGATTTTCAGTTCGATATTTCCGCCAGAAAACTCTCGAAAAAAGGAAAAGAAATCGAGCTATCGCCCAAGGAATATAAGCTGCTGGAATTTTTCCTCAAAAAGCAGGGGAAAGCGCTGACCCGTGATGAAATATTGAACGCCGTTTGGGGCTATAACAGCTTTACAGGCCATCGCAGCGTTGACAGATTCGTAACAACCCTGCGAAATAAAATCGAACCCGACGCGGACAATCCCGTCTTTATCCACACACTCCGCGAAATCGGCTATAAATTTTTAGATTGAAATATATCTATGGATGAACAGTTTATGGAACATAAAAAAGTAGCTGAATATTGGAATCAAAACGCCGAGGCATGGACAAAACTTTCCCGAATGGGCTGCGATATTTATCGTGACCATTTAAACACGCCCGCCTTTTTCGAGATACTACCCGATATAAATGGCTTGAACGGTCTGGACATCGGTTGCGGCGAAGGACACAACACACGCAAAGCCGCACAGCTTGGCGCAAAAATGTCCGCTATTGACATCAGTTCTGAATTTATAAAATATGCCAAAGAATCGGAAGCAAAAGAACCGCTCGGCATTGAATACAAAGAAGCAAACGCAATTGCACTGCCATTTGAAGATAATACATTTAATTTCGCGATTGCAAATATGAGTTTTATGGACATACCAGAAACGGATAAAGCCATAAAAGAAGCATATCGAATCTTAAAGCCTGACGGATTTCTCCAGTTTTCAATCAGTCACCCCTGTTTTCACACACCGAAATGGGAATGGTTGACAGGCGAAAACGGCAAACCGATCGCTTTAAAATGTGGCGATTATTTTCACGAATTTAACGGTGAAACTGAAGAATGGATATTCAGTGCTGCGCCGGATGAATTGAAAAATAAATATCCGAAATTTAAAATACCTCGTTTTATGATGCCTTTGAGCAAATGGCTCAATTTGCTTATTGAAACAGGTTTCGCTCTCGATAAATTTTATGAGCCAACGCCCAATGATGAAACTGTCAAAAAATTTCCTTCACTTTCGTACACACAGGTTGTAGCATGGTTTTTGATAATTAGATGCAGAAAATAAGGAAAACTAAAATGAAAAAAATGATTTACACGATTGTAATTATTGGCGGCCTGTTTTTTGTCGGCTGTAACCTCAAAGAAAAATATACCCGAACGGTTGAAATGCCTTTACCAATCAGTAATGGGCAAAAATTGATTGTCAGCACGGATGTCGGCTCAATTACCATTTGCGAAAGCAACCTGCCGCAGCCGAAATTCAATGCGGAAATTATCGGCAAGGGCGAAACCGTCGAAGAAGCCCAAAAAGTCGCCGAGAGCATTAACATAACGGTTGAAAACAACATCAGCGGCAGTGTGAGCCTCGTAATCAAAAAGCCGGTCGAAATAAAAAGCGATTGGTTTTCCGTGAATTATACGATTTATACTCCCGCAAACGTAAATCTCGACTGCAAAACAGACGTCGGCAATATAAACATCAACAACATCAAAGGCGATATCGTCGCATCGTGCGATGTCGGCAATATCAATTGCGCAAATGTCAGCGGAAAATTAGATTTGAAAACCGATGTAGGAGATATTCGCACAGACTACACGCCGGCCGCAGGCATCACTGACGCCAGATTATCCACAGACGTCGGCAGCATCCATTTTAAAGGCCCGGAAAATATGTCTGCTAATATTGATGCAGCCACTGACGTAGGCAATATCAATTCCGACCAGCCCGGCGTAAAGAAAAAAGACGGTTGCGAAGAAAAATTTGACGGCACTATCGGCAAAGGTGAAGGCGATGTAAGATTGCGAACCGATGTCGGCTCGATAAATATTAAATAAGACCTGTTATTAATCACTGAATACGCAGATTACGCTGATTATATTTTAATTATTTCTGTGTAATCCGTGTAATCAGCGATTAAACAAATAGTACAGAAAACCGCTACTGCAAACTATCCGGCTCGACTCTTTGGTCTTTGGGCAGATGTTTTCCGGTGATGTGAATAATCACGCCGGGGATTGAAGTCAGCAGCCAGATAATTCGCTGCGCAAGACCAAGACCAAGCCCCTGCTCTGTCGTAACCTGTGCGACCTGACTGAACAGCCCTTTAAGTCCGAGTTCCATAACGCCCGCCCCGCCCACGCTGATTGGAATAACGCCGATGACCCACGACAGCGGAAAGAAAACATAATAATATTTGACGTGCGCTTCGATGCCCAGATTCCTGCCGACTAAATACAAACCGAAAATCGGAAGCGACTGACATACAAAGCCAAGCAGTATCGCGAAAAACAGCGTCAACGGCTTGCTGCAATATAATTTTACCGCATTTACAATTTGATTGCGCCACATCTTCCACTTCATCATAAAAATAAAACCGTACATCAGCAGCTTAGGCCGAAATTTTCGGCTCTTGAACATAATAAACAGCGTCAGCGCAGCCAGCACTAAAAGCCCGACAACGCCGATTACGAGTTTGATTAAAAGAGATACGATATTAAATTGAAAATCCAGATGCGTCCCGCTATCGCCGGATGGTATGAGCCAGTAAGCCAGAAAAATCAGACTGAACGTACAAAACGTCCCGATGCACCTGTCAACAAAAACGCTCAACACTGCTTCAAGTTTTTTATCCGTATGCTTCGTAACATACCACGCGCGAAGAGCGTCGCCGCCGACGGAACTCGGCAGACAATTATTATAAAACAAACCGAGGAAGTGAAGTTTGACTGCCTGAATATAGGAAATTGCAATTTGCTGGGCGCGCAGCAGGAGCAGCCATCGAAAAACAAAAATTAATTGCCCTGCCAGACTAAGCGCAATCGCGGCGATAATGACAGACACATTCAGCTTGCTGAAATTACCGATAAGTTCTTTTATATTTACGCCTTTGAACGCAAAACATAAAGCTGCCGCCGCTATCAGAAGCCTGATAAGATTTGCCGTGTGTTTATTTGCTTTCTTTTTTGTCGCCAAAACTTTCCCTTTAAATTTGAATCGAGGTATGATAATCTGTAAAACATTATTAATCAAGATTTAAAGGAACTTAAATTGTCAGCAAATAAAGAAATCGAGTTGGGCACGAATTTTGAACCGAAATTTGACGCAAACGGCCTTATCACAGCCATTTCGCAGGACGCAAACACCGGCGACGTTCTAATGGTCGCGTATATGAATAAAGAGGCTTTGGATTTGACAATCCAGACCGGCAACGCTGTATTTTACAGTCGCAGCAGAAAGAAACTCTGGAAGAAAGGCGAGGAAAGCGGCCACGTCCAGAAAGTAAAACAGATTTTAGCAGACTGCGACCAGGATTGTTTGATTTTGAAAGTTGAAGTTGACCAGGGACAGTGCCACGTCGGTTATCAATCGTGCTTTTACAGAGCATTGAAAAAAGGCACAAAAGCAGAACTGGAATTCATCGCAGAAAAAGTGTACGACCCCGAACAGGCATACAAGAAAAAATAATATGCTTTACGATTTACGGCGAAAAATCTTACAGATGCTCTGCCACATATAATCCAACAGAAGCAGGGACGACACTAAAGCTATTTTCGCCATTTGCCAGCAAGTGAGAAGACCGCCGTTGTGTATCGTCTTAAATACCTTAACGACTTGTGCCGGCCGATACCAAAAACGACGGCGAATCCGAT
This region includes:
- a CDS encoding tetratricopeptide repeat protein, producing MKTLNVTMFILLTFCGVISAAAEVKSAAVLLQEGIYAEETEGNLDKAMGIYTQIRSDYNDVERIAARATYQLGACYLKKGDKEQAAKYFEEVVEYFPQQKAIVEKAQQQLDKLGIKKTGELDSISSELVKYLFDLQRDTYAQAKKLGIKSNTIVHIVDESFVRIQAGLVTIENDSDKQMEGDITLGNSGSNAQLELYDENLQQQKFRIEDNPQKSPKYTFIWTADKPLLPGETKTLGYRAVMPEPLPKSAKGYEMTMANMFGDKVIENFVAVIPTSLEITNNGTKNITSHRRIGNFDVYVWQKNVPLNTMHEENIVLGTRSVYSESAKPTVVDSFPKAYSNDIDPATKEISVTFDEDMFQHGWSWCRTGPLSDYPTVLGNPKWRDNRTCVLPVKVEPARSYLVIINYAPYESFKNTDMIPAKTYAIVFATKDNAGNSTQIRADLLQKAQEINANSTNPEPILNTVPAKVREYIVGEFYKTFEKATEKGLRTNSHVHIIDKDLNRSFGNVEIFYNSTSEAMDGEIAMGSNDSSDIYIYDEKGVKQKIRTFKIPASNYRYFWTPSEPIEPNEKRMLFYSYPFNSKLTADANQQCALTMQNHYGSPVIEDFYVVVPANFEITSQTEPYTSRGTAESFDIYCWSKEQGTDVVHKVQITLAKKN
- a CDS encoding DUF3108 domain-containing protein, translated to MKNYKKIFCFTMAVVLSTLITLANAAAPKVVKTIPANGQQDVSPALAQITIEFDQDMDTGGMSICGGGPNYPQGGKAHWINNRTLVKDVKLQPNHEYEMSVNCPSYQNCKGTNGEPAEIYPLSFKTGSGSAKQNANASLQQSSVLLQQGIYAEETEGNLEKAMGIYTQILTDYTEVERIAARAAYQLGNCYLKKGDKETAAKYLEQVVTNFASQKTIAEKAQAQLDKIKPVDDVISRSYIIHYKAVDQSQDAFEIYRQNRADGVRTHHASRYTENGQTINSICTYTNEEKDKLIDAINKNSKLTLVKVESPKAAKLVQEMYNDIDANGLIHFKMPNKIKNDGSEPITTNGFINSDFVSLTKMYETNGTVIPFETTHEGNIYRYKITFNKPIMPGEEFTYFSEGTIRGLITSVVGQTNTFRYFMNHSPASGVPTLRKETYLLPKDAEVILTSPGMQQTAKDGRIELHVEKVIPPGGSILTEFQYKLAGATIAAAKPLKLEIAPWRENEMLRYDLKTMANAKIGEIIYTVDNILRTDNNDICRIESYISVAANNTQQFTQVDARIDDMTPIYGRTKNQLGYFEANYLPNKINLTIKTSSKSQNNEFTPQETVYDNEEALYLIRRMPLAENYTGKFNIFPVQSGAICQSEIKVTGKEQITVPAGTFDCFKIELAVYTNEIKALQHNVWISADKNKYLVKYDSGQAIMELSQIGFTTNVPNETTQEGVSFKLPVGWYSMINQQESGYKFSIQIISPQMESWAVLTAAQGEGITSMFSSPKQAAEEDIKVLKGYFKNYTVRENRWKDLTIDATPAAAYEADYEEKDSAMVEYRTYILGKSTVYWFVFRVEKDKFEANKADFDSIINSFRTNAK
- a CDS encoding HAMP domain-containing histidine kinase, which produces MQNKIKNSNQLRWVILLLAIAVILPTACLLWFMTQAVRNERLAIRQKLIDSYTARGQEIFKKATENFTNDTNNFSSTVQYVPQKFSIPSEALQKAKKLEFTDGDITGALAEYEKNKIYSDPAVVYVGLIGQARCLKYLHRYDEAINICRQCIDTQYFNDEQKAKAGLLLIDLYRKTNNQDLQKELKRLFTVNLSIPTETQVFILDRLTKIANEENLTQNLPKEILSAQKFIDSANLTIAATDFLDKNNITTEPNESFFKIATAPPMYGIYQNKNLLLVTQEKMTQFWQKSIDDFTDNLVFCKIHDDTGTIINKNTTDGELFSTLKLSNNFTGWKTELYLRSGVFKEAADKKRVIYIWVASIVIILMLASTLLASSAVLKQAKLNKLKNDFIATITHELKTPLASTRLLVDTLLENKCQNKQQEMEYLQLIAKENARLGRLIDNFLTFSRMERNKQVFEITKTSPVEIATAAAEAMHAKFENANVHFTLDIAKPMPMVNADKDAITTVLVNLLDNAYKYSNENKQIELNVFVEDSNVCFVVKDNGIGMTRRQMNKVFDKFYQADSSLSRKVEGTGLGLSIVKFIVDAHKGKISVESKIAKGSEFIVRIPTV
- a CDS encoding DUF1648 domain-containing protein, with the protein product MRKIHWITIVIILLIPISGILFYPYMPEKMGTHWQFSKTPDGYMDKFSGTFVTALICIASPAFLLFINIAVSVLADKNKSKSIALFFMDYFTLILSLFLAGSYIAVLIWNCGVDFSVPIFMSTGVAVLIISILMLIISLMRQQQKSESSAITENINFSDGKYKDSLIEISGNNMIFKDYYFPMGSKKVNLSQVDYVKALKPTVWNGKWRMHGTGDLLFRIWFPADYNRPNRDMIFILKIKNKWTKVGFTVENSKAVSVFFKTKGLLRQNN
- a CDS encoding response regulator transcription factor; its protein translation is METVLIIEDDSSMMRGLKDNFAYAGYNVLTAMDGEKGLEAALNAKPDLILLDIMLPKINGFEICRLIRKENLDMPIIMLTAKGEESDIILGLNLGADDYVTKPFSIKELLARAAAFLRRRKHKEKESFKFGDFQFDISARKLSKKGKEIELSPKEYKLLEFFLKKQGKALTRDEILNAVWGYNSFTGHRSVDRFVTTLRNKIEPDADNPVFIHTLREIGYKFLD
- a CDS encoding class I SAM-dependent methyltransferase, with amino-acid sequence MEHKKVAEYWNQNAEAWTKLSRMGCDIYRDHLNTPAFFEILPDINGLNGLDIGCGEGHNTRKAAQLGAKMSAIDISSEFIKYAKESEAKEPLGIEYKEANAIALPFEDNTFNFAIANMSFMDIPETDKAIKEAYRILKPDGFLQFSISHPCFHTPKWEWLTGENGKPIALKCGDYFHEFNGETEEWIFSAAPDELKNKYPKFKIPRFMMPLSKWLNLLIETGFALDKFYEPTPNDETVKKFPSLSYTQVVAWFLIIRCRK
- a CDS encoding DUF4097 domain-containing protein — its product is MKKMIYTIVIIGGLFFVGCNLKEKYTRTVEMPLPISNGQKLIVSTDVGSITICESNLPQPKFNAEIIGKGETVEEAQKVAESINITVENNISGSVSLVIKKPVEIKSDWFSVNYTIYTPANVNLDCKTDVGNININNIKGDIVASCDVGNINCANVSGKLDLKTDVGDIRTDYTPAAGITDARLSTDVGSIHFKGPENMSANIDAATDVGNINSDQPGVKKKDGCEEKFDGTIGKGEGDVRLRTDVGSINIK
- a CDS encoding flippase-like domain-containing protein encodes the protein MATKKKANKHTANLIRLLIAAAALCFAFKGVNIKELIGNFSKLNVSVIIAAIALSLAGQLIFVFRWLLLLRAQQIAISYIQAVKLHFLGLFYNNCLPSSVGGDALRAWYVTKHTDKKLEAVLSVFVDRCIGTFCTFSLIFLAYWLIPSGDSGTHLDFQFNIVSLLIKLVIGVVGLLVLAALTLFIMFKSRKFRPKLLMYGFIFMMKWKMWRNQIVNAVKLYCSKPLTLFFAILLGFVCQSLPIFGLYLVGRNLGIEAHVKYYYVFFPLSWVIGVIPISVGGAGVMELGLKGLFSQVAQVTTEQGLGLGLAQRIIWLLTSIPGVIIHITGKHLPKDQRVEPDSLQ